One stretch of Caldinitratiruptor microaerophilus DNA includes these proteins:
- the ggt gene encoding gamma-glutamyltransferase produces the protein MSSRSAAVTGRSPVLAQGGMVASSHPLATLAGVEVLAAGGNAADAAVAAAAVTWVTLPMMCGPGGDAFILVYEARSGKLTGIGGSGIVGAMATREYFVERGYRTMPLDGAPAVSVPGAVDALEQLSRRFGTKGWDELFAAAIRYAEEGFPVSAKLAEWFREGAPRIAGDPESARIYLREGRPPQHGEILVQPDLGRTLRILARGGAERFYRGDLGEAIARFMAERGGLFTADDLAAHRSDVYTPISTTYRGYEIHQTAPPSQGLIHLEAMNIVEGFDLGALGPDSDLAQHLMVEAKRLAFADRLRYAGDPRLVPFPLREILSKEHAARQRSRIDPDRALAGDLAGHAEGDTTYLCAVDRDGNAVSLIHSLSMLFGAGVTVPGTGILLNNRAGRGFTLEEGHPNCIAPGKRTMHTLNCYIVTRGGRPVIVGGTPGGDGQPQWNMQVLVNLIDFGMDPQEAVEAPRWTHTPGTDPATLGDPVTLAMESRFPASVVEGLRRRGHPVQVIGPYAAGGSAQVIRIDHERGVLWGGSDPRADGCALGR, from the coding sequence GTGAGCTCCCGGAGCGCAGCAGTCACCGGTCGCTCCCCCGTGCTCGCCCAAGGCGGGATGGTGGCCTCCTCGCATCCGCTGGCGACGCTGGCCGGCGTCGAGGTGCTGGCGGCGGGCGGGAACGCCGCCGACGCCGCGGTGGCCGCCGCGGCCGTCACCTGGGTCACCCTGCCGATGATGTGCGGCCCCGGCGGCGACGCGTTCATCCTCGTCTACGAGGCGCGCTCGGGAAAGCTCACGGGGATCGGCGGGAGCGGCATCGTCGGCGCCATGGCCACCCGGGAGTACTTCGTCGAACGCGGTTACAGGACCATGCCCCTCGACGGGGCGCCGGCCGTCTCCGTCCCCGGCGCCGTCGACGCCCTGGAGCAGCTGAGCCGGCGCTTCGGCACGAAGGGCTGGGACGAGCTGTTCGCCGCCGCCATCCGGTACGCCGAGGAGGGATTCCCGGTTTCGGCGAAGCTGGCCGAGTGGTTCCGGGAGGGCGCGCCCCGCATCGCCGGCGACCCGGAGAGCGCCCGCATCTACCTGCGGGAGGGGCGTCCGCCCCAGCACGGCGAGATCCTCGTGCAGCCGGACCTCGGCCGGACGCTCCGCATCCTCGCCCGGGGCGGCGCGGAGCGCTTCTACCGGGGCGACCTCGGCGAGGCGATCGCCCGCTTCATGGCCGAGCGGGGTGGCCTGTTCACCGCGGACGACCTTGCCGCCCACCGGAGCGACGTGTACACCCCCATCTCCACCACGTACCGGGGCTACGAGATCCACCAGACGGCGCCGCCGTCGCAGGGGCTCATCCACCTGGAGGCGATGAACATCGTCGAGGGCTTCGACCTGGGCGCCCTCGGGCCGGACAGCGACCTGGCCCAGCATCTCATGGTCGAGGCGAAGCGGCTGGCCTTCGCCGACCGCCTCCGCTACGCCGGCGACCCGCGGCTGGTCCCCTTCCCCCTCCGTGAGATCCTGTCGAAGGAGCACGCGGCGCGGCAGCGGTCCCGGATCGACCCCGACCGGGCCCTGGCCGGCGACCTCGCCGGCCACGCGGAAGGCGACACGACCTACCTGTGCGCGGTCGACCGCGACGGCAACGCAGTGTCGCTCATCCACAGCCTGTCGATGCTCTTCGGCGCCGGCGTCACCGTGCCGGGGACCGGCATCCTCCTCAACAACCGGGCCGGCCGCGGCTTCACGCTGGAAGAAGGTCACCCGAACTGCATCGCCCCCGGCAAGCGGACGATGCACACGCTGAACTGCTACATCGTGACCCGGGGCGGCCGGCCCGTGATCGTCGGCGGCACGCCGGGGGGCGACGGACAGCCCCAGTGGAACATGCAGGTGCTGGTCAACCTGATCGACTTCGGCATGGACCCCCAGGAGGCCGTCGAGGCCCCGCGCTGGACCCACACCCCCGGCACCGATCCCGCCACGCTGGGTGATCCGGTCACCCTGGCGATGGAAAGCCGGTTCCCCGCGTCCGTCGTGGAGGGCCTGCGGCGCCGCGGCCACCCGGTCCAGGTGATCGGCCCGTATGCCGCCGGGGGCTCGGCCCAGGTCATCCGGATCGACCACGAGCGCGGTGTCCTCTGGGGTGGCTCCGACCCCCGGGCCGACGGCTGCGCGCTGGGGCGGTGA
- the glmS gene encoding glutamine--fructose-6-phosphate transaminase (isomerizing), translating to MCGIVGYVGQEPALPILLEGLRRLEYRGYDSAGVAVLVDGQPHVVKAVGRIAQLEERLSGGEASAIRSGTGATVGIGHTRWATHGRPSDTNSHPHTDCTGRFVVIHNGIIENYLQLREVLTAHGHVFRSETDTEVIPHLLEAYYQGDLVEAVRKVASQLHGAYALAVLCRDEPDRIVAVRLASPVVIGLGQGENFLASDIPALLPYTRRVLVLNDGEMAVLTRDRVQILTLQGGPVEREPMEVTWDAARAEKGGYAHFMLKEIHEQPQALRDTLRGRLSPDGRRVTLPEVGLTPEEVRRLRKVALVACGTASHAGLVGRYLIERLAGIPVEWDVASEYRYRDPMLGPDSLFVAISQSGETADTLAALREARAKGAKVLAIVNVVGSSIAREADWALHTWAGPEIAVASTKAYTTQLVAVTLLAVWLGQAAGRLDEDGAARILAALRDLPAQAEQVLAQEAEVQRVASDLARHDDVFFIGRGLDYAVALEGQLKLKEISYIHAEAYPAGELKHGTLALITKGVPVVALSTQPALAPKTLSNIQEVRARGAAVIAVALEGDEQVPRHADTVFTIPRTDPLVAPALAVIPLQLLAYYAAVLRGHDVDRPRNLAKSVTVE from the coding sequence ATGTGCGGGATCGTCGGCTACGTCGGGCAGGAGCCGGCCCTGCCGATTCTGCTGGAAGGTCTGCGCCGCCTCGAGTACCGGGGCTACGACTCGGCCGGGGTGGCGGTGCTCGTGGACGGGCAGCCCCACGTGGTGAAGGCTGTCGGGCGGATCGCCCAGCTTGAGGAGCGGCTCAGCGGCGGCGAGGCGTCTGCGATCCGGTCCGGGACCGGGGCGACCGTGGGCATCGGCCACACGCGCTGGGCAACGCACGGCCGCCCCTCGGACACCAACTCGCACCCCCACACCGACTGCACCGGCCGGTTCGTGGTCATCCACAACGGGATCATCGAAAACTACCTGCAGCTCCGCGAGGTCCTCACGGCCCACGGGCACGTCTTCCGGTCGGAGACCGACACGGAGGTCATCCCCCACCTGCTGGAGGCGTACTACCAGGGCGACCTCGTCGAAGCCGTGCGCAAGGTCGCCTCGCAGCTGCACGGTGCCTACGCCCTGGCGGTGCTGTGCCGGGACGAGCCCGACCGCATCGTCGCCGTGCGGCTGGCTTCACCGGTGGTGATCGGGCTGGGGCAGGGGGAGAACTTCCTGGCCAGCGACATCCCGGCCCTCCTTCCGTACACCCGCCGGGTGCTGGTCCTGAACGACGGCGAGATGGCCGTCCTCACCCGGGACCGGGTGCAGATCCTGACCCTCCAAGGCGGGCCCGTCGAGAGGGAGCCCATGGAGGTCACCTGGGACGCCGCCCGGGCGGAGAAGGGCGGCTACGCCCACTTCATGCTGAAGGAGATCCACGAGCAGCCGCAGGCGCTCAGGGACACCCTGCGCGGCCGCCTCAGCCCCGACGGGCGCCGGGTCACGCTGCCGGAGGTGGGCCTCACGCCGGAGGAGGTGCGCCGCCTGCGCAAGGTCGCCCTGGTGGCGTGCGGCACGGCGTCGCACGCCGGCCTGGTCGGGCGGTACCTGATCGAGCGGCTGGCCGGCATCCCCGTCGAGTGGGACGTGGCCTCCGAGTACCGGTACCGGGACCCGATGCTGGGCCCGGACAGTCTCTTCGTGGCGATCAGCCAGTCCGGCGAGACCGCCGACACCCTGGCGGCCCTGCGCGAGGCCCGGGCCAAGGGCGCGAAGGTCCTGGCGATCGTGAACGTGGTCGGCTCGTCGATCGCCCGCGAGGCCGACTGGGCGCTTCACACCTGGGCGGGTCCGGAGATCGCCGTGGCGTCCACGAAGGCGTACACGACCCAGCTCGTGGCCGTCACGCTGCTGGCGGTCTGGTTGGGCCAGGCGGCGGGTCGCCTTGACGAGGACGGCGCCGCCCGGATCCTGGCGGCGCTCCGCGACCTGCCCGCCCAGGCGGAGCAGGTCCTCGCACAGGAGGCGGAGGTCCAACGGGTGGCGTCCGACCTCGCCCGCCACGACGACGTGTTCTTCATCGGCCGGGGCCTCGACTACGCCGTGGCCCTGGAAGGGCAGCTGAAACTCAAGGAGATCTCCTACATCCACGCGGAGGCGTACCCGGCCGGCGAGCTCAAGCACGGCACGCTGGCGCTCATCACCAAGGGCGTACCGGTGGTCGCCCTCAGCACCCAGCCGGCCCTGGCCCCGAAGACGCTCTCGAACATCCAGGAGGTCCGGGCCCGGGGCGCGGCGGTGATCGCGGTGGCCCTCGAAGGTGACGAGCAGGTCCCCCGCCACGCCGACACCGTCTTCACCATCCCCCGCACCGACCCCCTCGTCGCCCCCGCCCTGGCCGTGATCCCGCTCCAGCTTCTCGCCTACTACGCCGCCGTTCTGCGAGGGCACGACGTGGACAGGCCGCGCAACCTGGCCAAGAGCGTCACGGTCGAGTAG
- a CDS encoding arginine--tRNA ligase: MIRSLLAGHVRTAAAAVLADAGQPWPDGLAVQVEQPARPEHGDYATNVAMALARTLRRPPMQIAGAIRDRLGEVPLVARAEIAPPGFLNFFLDWGAWARRGTRYTPPAERAATKIVVEHTSVNPNKAAHIGHLRNACIGDTLARLLRRVGYKVEVHNYIDDLGNQVADTVVGLLHVPVHGDHHRFGDFCWDVYARVNQAYRDDHSLAARRTEVLRALEEGGNNTAWLGRLVAERIVREHLEDMAEFGITYDLLVWEGDIVRQGFWAAAFDLLRRSPLFVKEETGKYAGCWVLKQPAEVGAGSGGPAGTAGAAGAGTGADAGAAQAGAAAADGEAAEAYNPDKVLVRSNGVLTYTAKDIAYHLWKFGLLGRDFRYRQFGRGLWTSAAEGVSRPFGRAHRVVNVIDRRQEYPQSMVRLALETLGFTDAARGLHHVGYGVVSLSPATAARLGVDVSDGRSSYPMSGRQGIGIKITDLLEQMEETIDRERTRKAGASSRAIAAGAVRYFLLRFHLMTEIVFDIEQALDIRGNTGPYVMYAHARAASILRKAGGAPASPPDAFPPELTEPERLLLRQLADWPDTLEQSARDLNPTPITGYAYQLATLFNQFYESTPVLKAEEPERTFRLWLVDASRHILADVLDVLGLPAPTRM; encoded by the coding sequence ATGATCCGCAGCCTCCTCGCCGGCCACGTCCGTACCGCCGCAGCCGCCGTCCTGGCCGACGCCGGCCAGCCGTGGCCCGACGGCCTCGCCGTCCAGGTCGAGCAGCCCGCCCGGCCCGAGCACGGCGACTACGCCACGAACGTCGCCATGGCGCTGGCCCGGACGCTGCGCCGCCCCCCGATGCAGATCGCCGGGGCGATCCGGGACCGGCTGGGCGAGGTGCCGCTGGTCGCCCGGGCGGAGATCGCGCCCCCGGGGTTCCTGAACTTCTTCCTCGACTGGGGCGCCTGGGCCCGTCGGGGGACCCGGTACACGCCGCCGGCCGAGCGCGCCGCGACGAAGATCGTGGTCGAGCACACCTCGGTCAACCCGAACAAGGCGGCCCACATCGGCCACCTGCGCAACGCCTGCATCGGCGACACGCTGGCGCGGCTCTTGCGCCGGGTCGGGTACAAGGTCGAGGTCCACAACTACATCGACGACCTGGGCAACCAGGTCGCGGACACCGTGGTCGGGCTCCTGCACGTACCCGTGCACGGCGACCACCACCGCTTCGGCGACTTCTGCTGGGACGTCTATGCCCGGGTGAATCAGGCGTACCGGGACGATCACTCGCTTGCGGCCCGCCGCACGGAAGTCCTGCGCGCCCTGGAGGAAGGCGGCAACAACACGGCGTGGCTCGGGCGGCTGGTGGCCGAGCGGATCGTGCGCGAGCACCTCGAGGACATGGCCGAGTTCGGGATCACGTACGACCTCCTCGTCTGGGAGGGAGACATCGTCCGGCAGGGCTTCTGGGCCGCCGCCTTCGACCTCCTGCGCCGCTCCCCGCTCTTCGTCAAGGAGGAGACGGGGAAGTACGCCGGCTGCTGGGTGCTGAAGCAGCCGGCCGAGGTCGGCGCCGGCTCGGGCGGCCCGGCGGGCACCGCGGGTGCCGCCGGGGCCGGCACCGGTGCGGACGCCGGGGCCGCGCAGGCCGGCGCCGCCGCGGCCGACGGCGAGGCCGCCGAGGCGTACAACCCCGACAAGGTCCTCGTTCGCTCGAACGGCGTCCTCACCTACACGGCCAAGGACATCGCCTACCACCTGTGGAAGTTCGGGCTGCTCGGCCGCGACTTCCGGTACCGGCAGTTCGGGCGGGGGCTGTGGACGTCGGCGGCAGAGGGGGTATCCCGGCCGTTCGGACGGGCGCACCGGGTGGTCAACGTGATCGACCGCCGCCAGGAGTACCCGCAGTCCATGGTCCGGCTCGCCCTGGAGACCCTCGGTTTCACCGACGCCGCCCGGGGGTTGCACCACGTCGGCTACGGCGTGGTGTCGCTGTCCCCCGCCACGGCCGCGCGGCTGGGCGTCGACGTCTCCGACGGGCGCTCGAGCTATCCCATGTCGGGCCGGCAGGGGATCGGCATCAAGATCACCGATCTCCTGGAGCAGATGGAGGAGACGATCGACCGGGAGCGCACCCGGAAGGCCGGGGCCAGCAGCCGGGCCATCGCCGCCGGGGCGGTGCGGTACTTCCTCCTGCGGTTCCACCTCATGACCGAGATCGTGTTCGACATCGAGCAGGCCCTCGACATCCGGGGGAACACCGGGCCCTACGTCATGTACGCCCACGCCCGGGCAGCCTCGATCCTGCGCAAGGCCGGCGGCGCCCCGGCCTCCCCGCCGGACGCCTTCCCGCCGGAGCTGACCGAGCCCGAGCGGTTGCTCCTGCGCCAGCTTGCCGACTGGCCGGACACGCTCGAGCAGAGCGCCCGCGACCTCAACCCGACCCCCATCACCGGCTACGCCTACCAGCTCGCCACTCTGTTTAACCAGTTCTACGAGTCGACCCCCGTGCTGAAGGCGGAGGAGCCCGAGCGGACGTTCCGGCTCTGGCTCGTGGACGCCTCCCGCCACATCCTCGCCGACGTCCTGGACGTGCTCGGCCTGCCGGCGCCCACACGGATGTAG
- a CDS encoding YlcI/YnfO family protein produces the protein MERREALTVRFPAGLLSRARELQAEGESLNDLVVEATRREIRRRQALQAHEQIVRLRRQIKARTGVHPDPVPLIRSLREGKARDE, from the coding sequence TTGGAAAGGCGTGAGGCCCTCACCGTGAGGTTTCCGGCGGGGCTTCTGTCCCGTGCCCGTGAGCTTCAGGCGGAAGGGGAATCCCTGAACGACCTGGTCGTCGAAGCCACGAGACGCGAGATCCGGCGCCGCCAGGCGCTTCAGGCTCACGAGCAGATCGTCCGACTGCGCAGGCAGATCAAGGCGCGGACGGGCGTCCATCCCGACCCGGTGCCGCTCATCCGCTCTCTCCGGGAGGGGAAGGCCCGGGATGAGTAA
- a CDS encoding type II toxin-antitoxin system VapC family toxin yields MSNRTLCLDTSVLIKYLTPDEQEEAATSLVLGALQDGSRLVAPAWAWAEVGSVLRKKVRVGLLELEEAHQLWTAFQNLPIEYAETPELRARTWEIAGRYGLPTLYDAAFLACTETATAPEGAPVEFWTADTVLLRQLGDHKPAYVKSLSG; encoded by the coding sequence ATGAGTAACCGGACGTTGTGCCTCGACACCAGCGTCCTGATCAAGTACCTGACGCCCGACGAGCAGGAGGAAGCCGCGACGAGCCTGGTGCTCGGCGCGCTCCAGGACGGGTCCCGCCTGGTGGCACCGGCGTGGGCGTGGGCGGAAGTGGGCTCGGTCCTCCGGAAAAAAGTGCGGGTGGGGCTGCTCGAACTGGAAGAAGCCCACCAGCTCTGGACTGCTTTCCAGAACCTGCCCATCGAGTACGCCGAGACGCCGGAACTGCGAGCCCGTACCTGGGAGATCGCGGGTCGATACGGTCTGCCCACGCTGTACGACGCCGCGTTCCTGGCGTGCACCGAGACCGCGACCGCACCGGAAGGCGCCCCGGTGGAGTTCTGGACGGCGGACACCGTGCTCCTGCGCCAGCTGGGAGACCACAAGCCCGCCTACGTCAAGTCTCTCTCGGGTTAG
- a CDS encoding putative bifunctional diguanylate cyclase/phosphodiesterase — MSIRTRVILGTALVALPLIVLAVGLSIAVLRTTSALQASVEEVNVEARWLIHLQQDSLKVAIALHEALEHGTPAARDRFAGLARALDQGFDQALAAPFALARERDLVRAARDEWQAARAAAERLLAGLSPGPADRETELSRFQAHLDRTIANLEQADDLARREMDRQLELVRAARTGIALLMILVLGVGPGMLLVVGGYVDRILLNPVRALQEAARRFGEGDLSYRLTPRAADELGELADTFNAMAEKIERELRARGHIEKELRYLADHDALTGLYNRRRFQQEVEARLERSGGEAPGAAVLFLDLDDFKEVNDSLGHRAGDEVLARVGRLLRAAVRATDIPARVGGDEFAVFLPSTGAEEAQAVAQRLVESIRRHHFRALGRDLVMTASVGIALYPEHGTTTEELLARADLAMYQSKSCGNRFCLYIPERDGARGISWLNCEAQLRDALEKERFVLFCQPILDLRQGRVTRYELLLRMKGEGDRLVGPGTFLPVAERSGLIHDIDRWVIRQAIRLLSRSPAALPDLCLEVNLSGKSFADGGLVAFVGAELEAAGVEPGRLIFEITETALIPDLDEATGVVLGLRQLGCQFALDDFGRGFSSLFHLKHLPVDYLKIDGAFVESLPHHPVDQHLVRAIVEAARGVGARTVAEYVRDGETLALLRDLGVDYAQGYHVGPPVPVERVLSTVCV; from the coding sequence ATGTCGATCCGCACCCGCGTCATCCTGGGAACCGCGCTCGTGGCGCTGCCGCTCATCGTTCTCGCCGTCGGCCTGTCGATCGCCGTCCTGAGGACCACCAGCGCCCTCCAGGCCAGCGTCGAGGAGGTCAACGTCGAAGCCCGCTGGCTCATCCACCTGCAGCAGGACAGCCTCAAGGTCGCCATCGCCCTGCACGAGGCGCTCGAGCACGGGACGCCTGCCGCGCGGGACCGGTTCGCCGGGCTGGCGCGGGCGCTGGACCAGGGGTTCGATCAGGCCCTGGCCGCCCCGTTCGCCCTGGCCCGGGAGCGCGATCTCGTGCGAGCCGCCCGCGACGAGTGGCAGGCGGCCAGGGCCGCCGCAGAGCGCCTCCTCGCCGGGCTTTCCCCGGGCCCGGCGGACCGGGAGACCGAGCTGAGCCGGTTCCAGGCACATCTCGACCGGACGATCGCCAACCTCGAACAGGCCGACGACCTGGCGCGCCGGGAGATGGACCGCCAGCTCGAGCTGGTCCGAGCGGCACGCACGGGCATCGCGCTCCTGATGATCCTCGTGCTCGGCGTCGGTCCCGGCATGCTGCTCGTCGTGGGCGGATACGTCGACCGGATTCTGCTGAACCCCGTGCGGGCGCTGCAGGAGGCGGCCCGGCGTTTCGGGGAGGGCGACCTCTCCTACCGGCTGACGCCCCGGGCGGCAGACGAGCTCGGCGAGCTGGCGGACACCTTCAACGCGATGGCCGAGAAGATCGAACGGGAACTCCGGGCTCGCGGGCACATCGAGAAGGAGCTCCGGTACCTGGCGGACCACGACGCGCTGACCGGCCTGTACAACCGGCGGCGGTTCCAGCAGGAGGTCGAGGCGCGCCTCGAGCGGTCCGGCGGCGAAGCCCCCGGCGCCGCCGTCCTGTTTCTCGACCTGGACGACTTCAAGGAGGTGAACGACAGCCTCGGCCACCGCGCCGGCGACGAGGTCCTGGCCCGCGTCGGCCGTCTCCTCCGGGCTGCAGTCCGGGCCACCGACATCCCGGCGCGCGTCGGCGGCGACGAGTTCGCCGTCTTCTTGCCGAGCACCGGCGCCGAGGAGGCCCAGGCCGTCGCCCAGCGGCTGGTCGAGTCCATCCGGCGGCACCACTTCCGGGCCCTTGGCCGTGACCTCGTGATGACGGCGAGCGTGGGGATCGCCCTGTACCCGGAGCACGGCACGACGACCGAGGAGCTCCTCGCCCGCGCCGACCTGGCCATGTACCAGTCGAAGAGCTGCGGGAACCGCTTCTGCCTGTACATCCCGGAGCGCGACGGGGCCCGCGGGATCTCCTGGCTGAACTGTGAGGCGCAGCTGCGGGATGCGCTCGAGAAGGAGCGCTTCGTCCTCTTCTGCCAGCCCATCCTCGACCTGCGGCAGGGACGGGTGACCCGCTACGAGCTCCTCCTCCGGATGAAGGGCGAGGGAGACCGGCTCGTGGGCCCCGGCACGTTTCTCCCGGTCGCCGAACGGTCCGGCCTCATCCACGACATCGACCGCTGGGTGATCCGGCAGGCGATCCGGCTCCTGTCCCGCTCGCCGGCGGCCCTGCCCGACCTGTGCCTGGAGGTCAACCTGTCCGGGAAGTCGTTCGCCGACGGCGGCCTCGTGGCGTTCGTGGGGGCCGAGCTGGAGGCGGCGGGGGTCGAGCCCGGCCGGCTCATCTTCGAGATCACGGAGACGGCCCTCATCCCCGACCTCGACGAGGCGACCGGCGTGGTCCTCGGCCTGCGGCAGCTCGGGTGTCAGTTCGCGCTGGACGACTTCGGCCGGGGCTTCTCCTCGCTGTTCCACCTGAAGCACCTGCCGGTCGACTACCTCAAGATCGACGGCGCGTTCGTCGAGTCCCTGCCCCATCATCCGGTCGACCAGCACCTGGTCCGGGCCATCGTGGAGGCGGCGCGCGGGGTCGGTGCCCGCACCGTCGCCGAGTACGTGCGGGACGGGGAGACGCTGGCGCTCCTGCGGGATCTGGGGGTCGACTACGCCCAGGGCTATCACGTCGGGCCCCCCGTCCCGGTGGAGCGGGTCCTGTCTACCGTGTGCGTCTGA
- a CDS encoding sensor histidine kinase: protein MVLGGAYVSAALAVGRAIDASLVRDALLDGGRDRVPPGMIPEAEAEARARRAGAAFRTLIEQRGHDEDDEGDEHGGYHLVPYPRPDWLQLLLPDEDAVRVAYVARPDGQVRVVAAPAGALAREMGKVVRMLAGVAAAAVPVAAALVFWVARRAFAPLREVAATAAAIGPASLDTRIRPRVAAEDETVASLVAVLNGMLDRLQAGFRAQARFADDAAHELRTPLGALRTQLEVALRHPRDAETYRQVLASALEDVERLSRLADDLLLLARHERGAVLPVESAVPLGDLVARAEREVSGLVQEAGVAVVTDVPAGLDLDCDPVAVERVLANLLRNAVQHSPPGGVVTVTARARPAAPAGSGGGAAVPGVEVHVEDEGPGISPADLPFVFDRFYRGDAARRRGGTGLGLAIARAVVEAHGGRITASARPGGGARFTVWLPRRAASFLTGGGAPAVHHDGNG, encoded by the coding sequence GTGGTGCTCGGCGGCGCCTACGTGAGTGCGGCGCTGGCGGTCGGCCGCGCCATCGACGCGTCGCTGGTGCGCGACGCGCTCCTGGACGGGGGCCGGGACAGGGTGCCTCCCGGAATGATCCCGGAGGCGGAGGCCGAGGCGCGAGCCCGCCGCGCCGGGGCGGCCTTCCGCACCCTGATCGAGCAACGTGGCCACGACGAGGACGATGAGGGCGACGAGCACGGGGGGTACCACCTCGTCCCGTACCCCCGGCCCGACTGGCTCCAGCTCCTCCTGCCCGACGAGGACGCGGTGCGGGTGGCGTACGTGGCGCGGCCGGACGGGCAGGTGCGGGTGGTCGCCGCCCCGGCGGGCGCCCTCGCCCGGGAGATGGGGAAGGTCGTCCGCATGCTCGCCGGGGTGGCAGCCGCCGCGGTGCCGGTGGCCGCCGCGCTCGTCTTCTGGGTGGCCCGGCGGGCCTTCGCCCCGCTGCGGGAGGTGGCGGCCACGGCCGCGGCGATCGGGCCCGCGTCCCTGGACACCCGGATCCGCCCCCGGGTGGCGGCCGAGGACGAGACCGTGGCCAGCCTGGTGGCCGTCCTCAACGGGATGCTCGACAGGCTCCAGGCCGGCTTCCGCGCCCAGGCCCGCTTCGCGGACGACGCGGCCCACGAGCTCCGCACGCCCCTCGGAGCCCTGCGCACCCAGCTCGAGGTGGCCCTCCGCCACCCCCGCGACGCGGAGACTTACCGGCAGGTGCTGGCGAGCGCCCTGGAGGACGTCGAGCGTCTGAGCCGCCTGGCCGACGACCTCCTGCTCCTCGCCCGCCACGAGAGGGGGGCCGTGCTGCCCGTCGAGTCCGCCGTCCCGCTGGGGGACCTCGTCGCCCGGGCCGAGCGCGAGGTGAGCGGGCTGGTCCAGGAGGCCGGGGTGGCGGTGGTGACGGACGTTCCCGCCGGGCTCGACCTCGACTGCGACCCGGTGGCCGTCGAGCGGGTGCTCGCCAACCTGCTGCGCAACGCGGTGCAGCACAGCCCTCCGGGCGGCGTGGTGACGGTGACGGCCCGGGCAAGGCCGGCCGCCCCGGCCGGGTCCGGCGGCGGCGCGGCGGTGCCGGGGGTCGAGGTCCACGTCGAGGACGAGGGCCCGGGGATCTCCCCGGCCGACCTGCCGTTCGTCTTCGACCGCTTCTACCGTGGGGACGCCGCACGCCGCCGGGGCGGCACCGGCCTGGGGCTGGCGATCGCGCGGGCGGTCGTGGAGGCGCACGGGGGGCGGATCACGGCCTCGGCACGGCCGGGGGGCGGCGCGCGCTTCACCGTGTGGCTACCTCGACGGGCGGCGTCCTTCCTGACGGGTGGCGGGGCGCCCGCGGTCCATCACGATGGAAATGGGTAA
- a CDS encoding response regulator transcription factor, protein MEDDPRLGPALVAGLREEGLLVDHAQDGHEADLFVRDRRYDVIILDRLLPGVSGDELLARWRQQRLTTPVLLLTALDSVGDRVAGLRGGADDYLCKPFAFAELLARVEALARRSAAPVADLTFGALRLEPSTRRLRVGDRAVTLTGREYALMELFIRHPGQVMTRDQIAAAAWDEPWEASDNLIEAHVKNLRRKLALVAGDGYRLRTVRGVGYVLEGDRS, encoded by the coding sequence GTGGAGGACGACCCCAGGCTCGGCCCGGCGCTGGTCGCGGGGTTGCGGGAAGAGGGGCTCTTGGTCGACCACGCGCAGGACGGCCACGAGGCCGACCTCTTCGTCCGCGATCGCCGCTACGACGTGATCATCCTTGACCGGCTGCTGCCGGGCGTCTCCGGCGACGAGCTGCTCGCCCGTTGGCGCCAGCAGCGCCTGACCACCCCGGTCCTCCTTCTCACGGCGCTGGACAGCGTGGGGGATCGGGTGGCCGGGCTGCGGGGCGGGGCCGACGACTACCTCTGCAAGCCCTTCGCCTTCGCCGAGTTGCTGGCCCGGGTCGAGGCGCTGGCCCGCCGGTCGGCCGCCCCGGTGGCCGACCTCACGTTCGGCGCGCTCCGCCTCGAGCCGTCGACGCGCCGGCTGCGGGTCGGCGACCGCGCCGTCACGCTGACGGGGCGGGAGTATGCGCTCATGGAGCTCTTCATCCGGCACCCTGGCCAGGTCATGACCCGGGACCAGATCGCGGCCGCCGCCTGGGACGAGCCCTGGGAGGCGTCGGACAACCTGATCGAGGCTCACGTGAAGAACCTCCGGCGCAAGCTGGCGCTGGTGGCCGGCGACGGCTACCGGCTGCGCACCGTGCGGGGAGTCGGCTACGTCCTGGAAGGTGATCGCTCCTGA